DNA sequence from the Candidatus Margulisiibacteriota bacterium genome:
CAGTTTCAAATTCCTCTGGAGTTTGACCTTGATACTGGTCAACCCCCATTTGCACAAACGTCAAAGGATGATATAGATTACATTTCCATTGTTTCTGCGGAGCGGTCACAATGTTCTGGTTTATATCCAAATGTATCAAGGATTGTTCTTTCCGGTTAAATATGCCAAGGTCGAAATGGCGGCCGGCATATTTTAATATTACAAACTCTTCGCTTGGCCCGAGCAACTTCTGAGCGGAAGGGTCGGCTAAAATTAATTCATATTTTGTTCTAAGTGTGCATTCCTGCCCGCCGTCCGGAACGAGCATAGAGGGTAAAACGCCCGCTCCCGGATCCGGAGTGGATTTTGAGGTGACGATTCGCATTAGACTTAATAGCTTTTCTTCTCGGCTAAGACGGGGATCCTCAGATGTCCCCTTAAAAGCTTGTAGGTCATTTTTGACGATCTGCATCAAATCCGGCAAGCTTTCATTGGGCATTAAATAAACTTTTTCTTCCGCCCGCTGGGCGTAATATTCGAAAGGAATAAGGAATGCGCCGAAATCGATGCTGGTTTTACCGGTTTTCTTGAATTCATCCAGATATTTCTCTCCCTGCTTAAGGAATTCATCACGTTTGATCCTGTACGCTTCTCTTTCCGCAGGAGAAAGGGGATTATCCTTGACAGTCGGATGGTCCAGGTCTTCTTGAGCTTCTTCGCCGGCATTCACAATTGAGTGGCAAACTTGGCTACTAGCTGCAACGCCTTTAGGCAAAAGATCGGGAACGGCAAAACAAACTGTCTGATTTTCCTGTCCTAAACTTACTGTTCGGGGTGTAATTGAGCTTCCGGTCTTGACGGCAACCAGATGCGCGGCAATGGATAGGCCGACGGACAATTGAAATTTCCGGGCGCGGACCTGACTCGCTATTCTGGTCATTAATCCATTTATTTGCATTTTTCTATTCTTCCCTACTTATTATTCCTTGTGGAATTGAGCTAAGATTACCTACTTGCGTGCAAATCGTCCATTATATGGAAACGCAGTTAAACCGGTCAAGGGAAGAAGATCATATACTCCCATATCATTCAGCCCAATAAGTTTCAGCCCAGTTAAACCGACCAGAGATTGAAGATCACTAACCTGTGTCTTTGTATTTCTCAAATCAAGGTCTTGCAATCCAGTTAAACCAGCTAAAGGCCGAAGGTCACTAACCTGTGTATTAAGCAAATAAAGGTATTGCATCCCCGTTAATCCAGCCAGAGGCCTAAGATCGCTGACCTGTAAATTACTTAGATCAAGGACTTGTAACCCCGTTAAACCAGCTAAGGGTCGAAGGTCACTAACCTGTGTATTATTCAGATAAAGTTTTTGCAATCCAGTTAGTCCGGACAATGGCCAAAGGTCACGAACTTGTGTATTATCCAGAACAAGGTTTTGCAATCCCGTTAATCCAGCCAAAGGTCGAAGATCACTGACTGACGTCCCAAGCAAATTAAGTTCTTCGATTTCTTCTGTTACACCAGCCAATTGGCTAATATCCTTTAGCCGGTTCGAGTGCATTATAGACACACTAATTTTATTTGTGTCCGGATTTAAAGTCATGCCCAACTCATCAGGGGCAAGATCATTAATTTGGCTTAATTCATCAACGGCACGAATCGCTTTCATGGTTGAATCCGGCAGTAAAGCGGCTTCAATCCTTGCCCGCGCCAAACGCTTTTCCCTTAATTGGTCACCGGCCGATTCGCGCTTAGCAATCACTTCATATCCTCGGAAAGAAAACTTAGATCTAACACCGGGCAAATCATCAAAAAAGTCCAGTGGAGATTTCGGCCCCGTAAATTTCCCCGGATCGCCAATTGGAGCATCATTTCTCTCATTGGCCTGGGCCACTAAATACTGATTGTAGCTTTGGGCGCTTTGGTCGTTGTCACTTGCATGTTTTTCAACTTCCTCAACATGCAATCGCACTTCTATATGAGGATCGTATAAACTTGCCCGCCATCTTCCCTCAATCATATTCATCTTAACCCAAAAGACAGTCTGTTTTTTTTCATTATAAATGCCCAAGTCATGGTGCCGGCCGGCGTATTTTCCCACAATAAATTTTTCCCCCGGCTCCAGCAACTCCCCACTAAAATGATAAGCTATAGCAAGCTCATAAAGAGATCTTGTATGGCACTCCTGTCCGCCCTCTGGCACCAACAAAGAAGTAATTATGTTCGCCCCGGGGTCGGGAACCGACTTTGATTCCACCATTGCCACCAGCCGCAGGAATTTCTCTTCCCTGGTTAAGCTCTCGTCTCTGGCAATAGGCGCGAAAGTTTCAACATCTTGCTGGTACATCATTAACAGTTCTTCGCGACTATCCTTCGGCATCAAATAAGCGGCTGGATCTAAATGCTGGGCGTAATATTCAAAAGAGATAAAGAATTCACCAAAATCAAGATCGCTTTTCCCTTCCCTGGCATACTGTTCCAGCGCCCCCTTCCCTTTGGCCAAATATTCGTCTAACCCTCTGCGATAGACGACCGCTTCTTCCGGTGAAATGTGATTTTCTTTAATA
Encoded proteins:
- a CDS encoding leucine-rich repeat domain-containing protein codes for the protein MTRIASQVRARKFQLSVGLSIAAHLVAVKTGSSITPRTVSLGQENQTVCFAVPDLLPKGVADSNQVCHSIVNAAEAQDDLDHPTIKENHISPEEAVVYRRGLDEYLAKGKGALEQYAREGKSDLDFGEFFISFEYYAQHLDPAAYLMPKDSREELLMMYQQDVETFAPIARDESLTREEKFLRLVAMVESKSVPDPGANIITSLLVPEGGQECHTRSLYELAIAYHFSGELLEPGEKFIVGKYAGRHHDLGIYNEKKQTVFWVKMNMIEGRWRASLYDPHIEVRLHVEEVEKHASDNDQSAQSYNQYLVAQANERNDAPIGDPGKFTGPKSPLDFFDDLPGVRSKFSFRGYEVIAKRESAGDQLREKRLARARIEAALLPDSTMKAIRAVDELSQINDLAPDELGMTLNPDTNKISVSIMHSNRLKDISQLAGVTEEIEELNLLGTSVSDLRPLAGLTGLQNLVLDNTQVRDLWPLSGLTGLQKLYLNNTQVSDLRPLAGLTGLQVLDLSNLQVSDLRPLAGLTGMQYLYLLNTQVSDLRPLAGLTGLQDLDLRNTKTQVSDLQSLVGLTGLKLIGLNDMGVYDLLPLTGLTAFPYNGRFARK